From Coffea arabica cultivar ET-39 chromosome 2e, Coffea Arabica ET-39 HiFi, whole genome shotgun sequence, the proteins below share one genomic window:
- the LOC113729679 gene encoding uncharacterized protein, which yields MAEESGMTAGGGDRDRDRDVEELQEEEKDEDNIIGMINSRISLDTSTSGVNPSSPLWELNLLILLSFLSLSPEECLDLENFDENTHKDSRPRHPLSPSLQIIRKRQMCEFRAPPERQSARFQTRARDCRHFRQV from the exons ATGGCAGAAGAATCTGGCATGACTGCAGGAGGAGGAGATAGAGATAGAGATAGAGATGTGGAGGAActgcaagaagaagaaaaggacgAAGATAACATTATTGGTATGATCAACAGCAGAATCAGTTTGGATACAAGTACGAGCGGCGTTAACCCTTCATCCCCCCTCTGGGAATTGAATCTTCTCATCCtcctttccttcctttctttatCTCCCGAAGAATGTTtagatttagaaaattttgatgaaaacACCCACAAAGATTCAAGACCGAGGCACCCCCTCTCACCAAGTTTACAGATAATTAGAAAGCGACAGATGTGCGAGTTCAGAGCTCCTCCTGAACGGCAATCTGCGAGGTTTCAGACCAGGGCAAGAGATTGCAG GCACTTCAGACAAGTGTGA
- the LOC113733280 gene encoding mitochondrial adenine nucleotide transporter ADNT1: MASEDVKSSESAVSKIVNFAEEAKLAREEIKPTSHAVLSICKSLVAGGVAGGVSRTAVAPLERLKILLQVQNPHNIKYSGTVQGLKYIWRTEGFRGLFKGNGTNCARIVPNSAVKFFSYEQASKGILWLYREKTGNEDAELTPLLRLGAGACAGIIAMSATYPMDMVRGRLTVQTEKSPYQYRGMFHALATVLREEGPRALYKGWLPSVIGVIPYVGLNFAVYESLKDWLVKAKPFGLVEDSELGVITRLACGAAAGTVGQTVAYPFDVMRRRMQMVGWKDAASVVTGDGRSKAPLEYTGMIDAFRKTVRHEGFKALYKGLVPNSVKVVPSIAIAFVTYEQVKDLLGVEIRISD, encoded by the exons ATGGCTTCGGAGGATGTGAAGTCGAGTGAATCGGCAGTCTCGAAGATTGTGAATTTTGCTGAAGAAGCCAAGCTTGCCAGAGAAGAAATTAAGCCCACTAGCCACGCTGTTCTCAGTATCTGCAAGTCTCTTGTCGCCGGTGGTGTCGCTGGTGGTGT ATCACGTACTGCTGTAGCCCCATTGGAACGGCTGAAAATTTTACTTCAG GTTCAAAATCCACATAACATAAAGTACAGTGGTACAGTTCAAggcttgaaatatatttggagAACTGAGGGTTTTAGGGGATTGTTCAAAGGCAATGGGACCAATTGTGCTCGCATTGTCCCAAATTCTGCAGTAAAGTTCTTTAGCTATGAGCAAGCTTCCAA GGGTATACTGTGGCTATATCGAGAGAAAACTGGAAATG AGGATGCTGAACTCACTCCTCTATTGCGGCTTGGAGCGGGAGCTTGTGCTGGAATAATTGCCATGTCTGCGACATATCCAATGGACATGGTACGAGGAAGATTGACCGTACAG ACTGAGAAGTCTCCCTATCAGTACAGGGGAATGTTTCATGCTTTAGCCACTGTTCTCCGAGAGGAAGGCCCCCGGGCTTTGTACAAGGGCTGGCTTCCTTCTGTTATTGGAGTT ATTCCATATGTGGGTCTCAACTTTGCTGTGTATGAATCATTAAAGGATTGGTTGGTTAAGGCTAAACCTTTTGGGCTTGTTGAAGACTCGGAATTAGGTGTTATAACAAGACTTGCATGTGGGGCTGCAGCTGGGACTGTTGGTCAAACTGTTGCTTACCCTTTTGATGTTATGCGAAGAAGAATGCAGATGGTGGGATGGAAAGATGCCGCTTCTGTTGTCACTGGTGATGGAAGGAGCAAAGCTCCACTTGAGTATACCGGCATGATTGATGCCTTCAGGAAAACTGTGAGGCACGAGGGCTTCAAAGCCTTGTACAAGGGTCTGGTCCCCAACTCAGTCAAG GTCGTCCCGTCAATAGCTATTGCATTTGTGACGTACGAGCAAGTGAAGGACTTACTTGGCGTTGAGATCAGGATATCAGACTGA